One genomic window of Thioclava sp. GXIMD4216 includes the following:
- a CDS encoding MarR family transcriptional regulator translates to MKNVHNTHMSAEMRQLHGAVLDIVAVMNRPQHDGKMVEAAGIKLDRALFPLLVLVERLGPIALGELADRVGRDHTTISRQAAKLEALGLIQRQASRDDRRVRAAVITDAGRQMTDRIDAAREAIMRRTLTGWSGEEVAALVTLTRRYADAMLEQSARLADPQD, encoded by the coding sequence ATGAAAAACGTGCATAATACACATATGTCGGCAGAAATGCGGCAGCTTCATGGGGCGGTTCTGGATATCGTGGCGGTGATGAACCGCCCGCAGCATGATGGAAAAATGGTCGAGGCCGCAGGGATCAAGCTGGATCGGGCATTGTTTCCTTTGCTGGTGCTGGTCGAGAGGCTGGGGCCGATTGCCTTGGGCGAACTGGCGGACAGGGTCGGGCGTGACCATACGACAATCAGCCGTCAGGCCGCCAAGCTGGAGGCACTGGGGCTGATCCAGCGTCAGGCTTCGCGCGATGACCGGCGGGTACGCGCGGCGGTCATTACCGACGCGGGACGGCAGATGACGGACCGTATCGATGCGGCCCGCGAGGCCATCATGCGCCGCACGTTGACGGGGTGGTCTGGGGAGGAGGTGGCGGCATTGGTGACGTTGACCCGTCGTTATGCGGATGCGATGCTGGAACAAAGTGCGCGGCTCGCCGATCCGCAGGACTAG
- the mazG gene encoding nucleoside triphosphate pyrophosphohydrolase: MTSPDDPIIFDDQPEAGHQFQRLLAIMSNLRNPDTGCPWDIEQDFGTIAPYTLEEAHEVADAIERAAWDELPAELGDLALQVVFHAQIAKDRGLFDVTDVLRAINNKMVHRHPHVFGTENRDKTAQQQSADWEKIKAAERATKGKRETPTGVLDDVALALPALTRALKLQKRAARVGFDWTDIGDVLAKISEESEELVEARAMLGADEIAEEYGDLLFVMVNLGRHLDLDPEACLRAANSKFTRRFAYIEDALRKRGKTPDQSDLEEMDALWNAAKAAGIK; encoded by the coding sequence ATGACATCTCCCGATGATCCGATCATCTTCGACGACCAGCCCGAGGCCGGCCACCAGTTCCAGCGCCTGCTGGCGATCATGTCCAATCTGCGCAACCCGGATACGGGCTGCCCGTGGGATATCGAACAGGATTTCGGCACCATTGCGCCCTATACTCTGGAAGAGGCGCATGAGGTGGCCGATGCGATCGAGCGCGCGGCATGGGACGAGCTGCCTGCCGAACTGGGCGATCTCGCGTTGCAGGTGGTGTTCCATGCGCAGATCGCCAAGGATCGCGGCCTGTTCGACGTGACGGATGTGCTGCGCGCGATCAACAACAAGATGGTGCATCGCCATCCCCATGTCTTCGGCACGGAAAATCGTGACAAAACGGCGCAACAGCAGAGCGCGGACTGGGAAAAGATCAAGGCCGCAGAGCGCGCGACCAAGGGAAAACGCGAGACGCCGACGGGCGTGCTGGACGATGTGGCTCTGGCCCTGCCCGCGCTCACCCGCGCCCTCAAGCTGCAGAAGCGTGCTGCGCGGGTCGGGTTCGACTGGACCGATATCGGGGATGTTCTGGCCAAGATCTCGGAGGAATCCGAAGAGCTGGTCGAGGCGCGCGCCATGCTGGGCGCAGACGAGATTGCCGAAGAATATGGCGATCTGCTATTTGTCATGGTGAATCTGGGGCGGCATCTGGATCTTGACCCCGAAGCCTGCCTACGGGCGGCCAATAGCAAGTTTACCCGCCGGTTCGCCTATATCGAAGACGCCCTGCGCAAACGGGGCAAAACGCCAGATCAAAGCGATTTGGAGGAAATGGATGCGCTTTGGAACGCGGCAAAAGCAGCAGGGATCAAATAA
- a CDS encoding cold-shock protein produces the protein MANGTVKWFNSTKGFGFIEPEGGAKDVFVHISAVERSGLQGLKDGQKVTFELQAGRDGRESAVNLELV, from the coding sequence ATGGCCAACGGCACCGTAAAATGGTTCAACAGCACTAAAGGTTTCGGCTTCATCGAGCCCGAAGGTGGCGCTAAAGACGTTTTCGTGCATATCTCGGCAGTAGAGCGCTCGGGTCTGCAAGGCCTGAAAGACGGTCAGAAAGTGACCTTTGAACTGCAAGCCGGTCGCGACGGTCGCGAATCTGCTGTTAATCTTGAACTCGTTTGA
- a CDS encoding sulfite exporter TauE/SafE family protein, translating to MTTDAATLGPLILILIATGAVAGVLAGLLGVGGGIVLVPAFLYLFSALGYASDDLMQICVATSLATIIVTSCRSLLAHNKRGAVDWSILRSWAVFIAIGALAGVLVVHHLSTTILQAFFAVMVFVIAMYMLFGKPTWRLAETMPGLARRAIYAPLTGLVSVLLGIGGGSIGTPLMTLHGVPIHRAVATASGFGVIIAVPSAIGFLLTSVSNPPPYTIGAVNIPAFLIVIATTTLTAPIGATLAHKLDPKVLKRVFALFLALVALNMARKVFF from the coding sequence ATGACGACTGACGCTGCCACTTTAGGGCCGCTTATTCTTATCCTGATTGCAACCGGTGCCGTTGCGGGTGTTCTGGCAGGGCTTTTGGGCGTTGGGGGCGGCATCGTGCTTGTGCCCGCGTTCCTCTACCTGTTCTCGGCTCTGGGCTATGCGTCCGATGATCTGATGCAGATCTGCGTGGCAACCTCGCTTGCCACGATCATCGTAACCTCCTGCCGCTCGCTGCTGGCGCATAACAAGCGCGGCGCGGTCGACTGGTCGATCCTGCGGTCATGGGCGGTGTTCATTGCCATTGGCGCGCTGGCTGGGGTTTTGGTGGTCCACCATCTCAGCACCACGATATTGCAGGCATTTTTTGCGGTGATGGTGTTTGTGATTGCAATGTATATGCTGTTTGGAAAACCCACTTGGCGGCTGGCCGAAACGATGCCCGGCCTTGCGCGGCGGGCGATCTATGCGCCGCTGACGGGGTTGGTGTCCGTGCTTCTGGGGATCGGGGGAGGGTCCATCGGAACGCCGCTGATGACCCTGCATGGCGTTCCGATCCATCGCGCGGTCGCGACGGCCTCGGGCTTCGGAGTGATTATCGCGGTGCCTTCCGCTATCGGATTCTTGCTGACTTCGGTCAGCAATCCCCCGCCTTACACTATCGGGGCGGTGAATATTCCGGCCTTCCTGATCGTGATCGCCACCACCACGCTGACCGCCCCCATAGGCGCTACGCTGGCGCATAAGCTGGATCCGAAAGTGCTCAAACGCGTTTTTGCGCTCTTTCTGGCACTGGTCGCGCTGAATATGGCGCGGAAGGTCTTCTTTTAA
- a CDS encoding LysR family transcriptional regulator: MDTRHMRLFVALGETLNFGQAAARMNMTQPPFSRQIANLERDIGTVLVDRSARQTRLTAAGQRFLEDARKVLASFEDACRDARLVGEGLKGELRLGFMMHAAHRLVPNLLRAYTALRPDVRVRLEETTPGEIENLLLSGVLDAGITFAGRTTPALHEVEVMRDTLSFVCCPTHPLAKRAIIHPEDLKAQPLIAAPDQTVAVLRHAITEFLARAGLPAHFTLEPKLQNTVLRLIAADLGVALVPSSICDQLGAEVVMRPLFQPPHLSVVLKTRRDADNAALAPLITLAQNINI, translated from the coding sequence ATGGACACACGGCATATGCGGCTTTTCGTGGCCCTTGGTGAAACCCTGAATTTCGGGCAGGCGGCCGCGCGGATGAACATGACGCAGCCGCCATTCAGCCGACAGATTGCCAATCTCGAACGGGATATCGGCACTGTGTTGGTGGATCGCAGCGCCCGTCAGACCCGCCTGACCGCGGCGGGACAACGTTTTCTGGAAGATGCCCGTAAGGTTCTGGCAAGTTTCGAGGATGCCTGCCGCGATGCCCGCCTTGTCGGCGAAGGGCTGAAGGGAGAGTTGCGTCTGGGCTTCATGATGCATGCCGCGCACCGGCTTGTGCCGAACCTGCTGCGCGCCTATACCGCGCTCCGCCCCGATGTGCGTGTGCGACTGGAAGAAACAACGCCCGGCGAGATCGAAAATCTGCTGCTTTCAGGAGTTCTGGATGCGGGGATTACCTTCGCCGGTCGCACGACGCCCGCGCTGCACGAAGTGGAGGTGATGCGTGACACGCTCAGCTTCGTGTGTTGCCCCACGCATCCGCTGGCCAAGCGCGCGATCATCCATCCCGAAGACCTCAAGGCGCAGCCGCTGATTGCGGCCCCCGACCAGACGGTGGCCGTTTTGCGTCACGCAATCACCGAATTTCTGGCTCGCGCAGGACTTCCAGCGCATTTTACGCTGGAGCCAAAGCTGCAAAACACCGTCTTGCGCCTGATCGCTGCCGATCTGGGGGTGGCGCTGGTGCCCTCCTCCATCTGCGACCAGCTAGGGGCGGAGGTTGTGATGCGCCCGCTTTTCCAGCCTCCACATCTGTCCGTCGTGCTCAAGACGCGTCGCGATGCGGACAATGCCGCGCTAGCGCCGCTTATCACGCTTGCACAAAACATAAACATTTAA
- a CDS encoding AEC family transporter, protein MLANLLIVLPIFALILTGWVARRSGALGPNATREVNRVVVYLALPALLFDIMAKADPAQIWQPGFILAFGAGCLVVFAGTVLLRKWQGTALADAAIDGLNAGYANTGFIGFPLIAAVIGQDALGVTLVATIITACVLFAIAIVLIEVSTMEAARPSQIVFQTVLKLVKNPLLIAPVLGLVFMAGHLPMPHALDTYLKLMGGAASPCALIALGLFLAENAGRAPKAGKPMQMTLVLLKLVSQPLVTWIIAVPLLHLPLPMASAAVILAALPTGTGPFMLAEFYGREALLTGRVVLISTVLSIVTLSACLALF, encoded by the coding sequence ATGTTGGCGAACCTTCTTATCGTGTTGCCTATCTTTGCCCTGATCCTCACCGGATGGGTCGCGCGCAGGAGCGGGGCATTGGGGCCGAATGCCACGCGCGAGGTCAATCGCGTGGTGGTCTATCTCGCGCTGCCCGCCCTGCTTTTCGATATTATGGCCAAGGCGGATCCGGCGCAGATCTGGCAGCCTGGGTTTATCCTCGCCTTTGGCGCGGGCTGTCTTGTGGTGTTTGCTGGGACCGTTTTGTTGCGCAAGTGGCAGGGCACCGCTCTGGCCGATGCCGCGATTGACGGGCTGAATGCCGGTTATGCCAATACCGGATTTATCGGATTTCCCCTGATCGCCGCCGTGATCGGGCAAGACGCTCTTGGGGTGACACTGGTGGCGACGATCATCACCGCCTGCGTGTTATTCGCGATTGCGATCGTGCTGATCGAGGTGAGCACGATGGAGGCGGCGCGCCCGTCGCAAATTGTGTTCCAAACCGTTTTGAAACTGGTGAAAAACCCGCTTCTTATCGCGCCGGTTCTGGGGTTGGTCTTTATGGCGGGGCATCTGCCGATGCCTCATGCGCTTGATACCTATCTCAAGCTGATGGGAGGCGCGGCCTCACCCTGTGCACTGATCGCTTTGGGCCTGTTTCTGGCCGAGAATGCGGGGCGTGCCCCCAAGGCCGGAAAGCCGATGCAGATGACGCTGGTGCTGCTGAAACTGGTAAGCCAGCCTTTGGTCACATGGATTATCGCGGTGCCGTTGCTGCATTTGCCGCTCCCTATGGCGTCTGCCGCTGTGATTCTGGCGGCTTTACCCACCGGAACCGGCCCGTTCATGCTGGCGGAATTCTATGGCCGCGAAGCGCTATTGACCGGCCGTGTGGTCTTGATCTCTACGGTGCTGTCCATCGTAACCCTCTCGGCCTGTCTCGCATTGTTCTGA
- the dusA gene encoding tRNA dihydrouridine(20/20a) synthase DusA codes for MTEQGLNKPDFIHKNSSFRLSVAPMMDWTDRHCRFFHRQISRHTLLYTEMVTAPAIVHGDRRKLLEYNAPEHPVALQLGGSDPAELRAASVIANDWGYDEINLNCGCPSDRVQSGAFGAVLMKTPELVAECVSEMGAVSTAEVTVKCRIGVDDQDPQEVLPRFLETVSAAGVNRFTIHARKAWLQGLSPKDNREIPPLDYELVDRMKLEFPHLNLSLNGGLADLAAAEAALSRGLDGAMIGRAAYHEPMAILGEADLRIWQEGSLRDPFEIAENMIAYIESHLAQGGRLHQITRHMLGLFHARPGARRYRQILSEGATRSGAGVSLFRQAVAAVSEAMAAQAEQDP; via the coding sequence ATGACAGAACAAGGCCTGAACAAACCTGATTTTATTCATAAAAACAGTAGCTTTAGGCTCTCTGTGGCACCGATGATGGATTGGACGGACCGGCATTGTCGTTTCTTTCATCGCCAGATCTCCCGTCACACCTTGCTCTATACCGAGATGGTGACGGCTCCGGCGATTGTGCATGGGGACCGGCGCAAGCTTCTGGAGTATAACGCCCCCGAGCACCCCGTTGCTTTGCAACTTGGCGGCTCCGATCCGGCGGAATTGCGTGCGGCAAGCGTGATTGCCAATGACTGGGGGTATGACGAGATCAACCTGAATTGCGGCTGTCCGTCTGATCGGGTGCAATCGGGGGCGTTCGGGGCGGTGTTGATGAAAACGCCCGAGCTGGTGGCGGAATGCGTGTCAGAGATGGGCGCGGTCAGCACGGCGGAGGTTACCGTGAAATGCCGGATCGGGGTGGATGATCAGGACCCGCAGGAGGTGCTGCCGCGCTTTCTGGAAACCGTTTCGGCGGCAGGGGTGAACCGCTTTACCATCCATGCGCGCAAGGCTTGGTTGCAGGGGCTTTCGCCTAAAGACAATCGCGAGATCCCACCGCTGGATTACGAACTCGTGGATCGGATGAAGCTGGAGTTCCCGCATCTGAACCTGTCGCTGAATGGCGGGCTGGCGGATCTGGCTGCTGCCGAGGCCGCTTTATCGCGTGGGTTGGACGGGGCGATGATCGGGCGGGCGGCCTATCATGAACCGATGGCGATCCTTGGAGAGGCCGATCTGCGGATCTGGCAAGAGGGGAGCCTGCGCGATCCCTTTGAAATTGCCGAAAATATGATCGCCTATATCGAGTCACATCTTGCTCAGGGCGGGCGCTTGCACCAGATTACCCGTCACATGCTCGGCCTGTTCCATGCCCGTCCGGGGGCGCGGCGATACCGGCAGATCCTGTCCGAAGGGGCGACGCGCTCCGGGGCTGGGGTTTCGCTATTCCGTCAGGCGGTTGCCGCCGTATCCGAGGCGATGGCGGCGCAGGCAGAGCAAGATCCATGA